From the Nostoc sp. PCC 7107 genome, the window GAATAGCAAATTTAATAGCATTTGCTTGAGCCGTAAGGGGTCAGCAATTAAAGTTTTAACTGTAGAGTCTAGTTCTAATTGCAGTTTTAGACCTTTGTTAGCAGCTTTTTCTTTGACTAATGCTAAAACATTACGACATACTTCTGGTACATTTATTTCTTCTTGTTGTACTTCTAACTGATTGGCTTCAATTTTGGAGAGGTCTAAAATGTCATTAATCAGTGCTAACAAGTGTTTGCCACTAGACTGAATGATATTTAAATATTCTTGATGGCGTTCTCTGGTTGGTTCGTAACCTTGAGCTAACAGTAAATGGGTAAAGCCGATGATAGAACTTAGCGGTGTGCGAATTTCGTGGCTGGTATTAGCCAGAAATTGATTTTTGAGTTGATTGGTTTTTTCTAATTCTTGATTAGAACTCCCAATATTTTGAGAGAGTTGCTGCCAAGATTGTATTTGTTTAAGTTGTGTCAGAGCATCAGCACACTGTTGGGCGACTCTGGTGAATAATTGTGATTTAAGTTGTACTTGTGATGTTGTTAGCAGTTCACGTTGTGCTTTAGCAATAATTAACCAGCCCATAATGTCAGAATCAATGTTTAAAGGCCAAGCACTAGGCGGTTGCTGATTGGCTAAATGCTGCAAATCTTCAATTTCAATTATCTGCGCCAATTTCAACCGTAGTTTTTTGCCTTTTTGAGGCATGACTTCTATGACTGGAGATGGAGAAGAAGAAACATAACAAACTTGAGCAAATTTTGTTTGTGGTTGAGGTAGAGCGATCGCTACTCTACTATTGTTCAAAGCAATATCGAGTTCATCGACCACTGTTTGAAAAATCTCTGCTTCTATAGCTTCTGCCTGTATAGTATACGCAGAAGCAGAAAGTATGTAATCATTTAGGCGACTTTGCAACTTGTTCAAGCTGCTCTCTAACCATAACTCCGCACGGAGTTGTTGAATTGTTGCCAACAGTGTTGGCGTTGTATCTACCTGTGAGTTTTGTTCTGGTAAGCTTGAATACTGCTGCATGGTCAACTAGACCGCTGAACAAGTTTAGCCTGGCGCAAAATTGCGAACAAGATTCTATGTATATTAGCTCACAAATCTTTATTGTTCACAAACTATAACTTTTACTGTTTATGGTAGCAGACGTAACAATATTTTTGAATAAATCACCCAAGTCAAATTGATTTAGAGGAACTTATTTCGTTAAAAATCATGGATATACAAGTTATACAACTGATTGTCAATGGTATTGCTTTGGGGAGCATTATTGCTCTAGCTGCTGTTGGTCTAACTCTCACCTACGGGATTTTACGGTTATCTAATTTCGCTCATGGTGATTTTCTGACTTTAGGAGCTTATTTGACTTTGTTGGTAAATGCCGCTGGGGTAAATATCTGGCTATCAATGATTTTGGCAGTAGTAGGAACAGTAGCGGCAATGCTGTTATCAGAGAAGTTGCTGTGGTCAAAGATGCGCTTGATTCGTGCTACTTCCACAACGCTGATAATTATTTCGATTGGTTTAGCCTTATTCCTCCGCAATGGCATTATTTTGCTTTGGGGAGGCAAAAACCAAAATTACA encodes:
- the hrmK gene encoding hybrid histidine kinase/response regulator HrmK, whose amino-acid sequence is MQQYSSLPEQNSQVDTTPTLLATIQQLRAELWLESSLNKLQSRLNDYILSASAYTIQAEAIEAEIFQTVVDELDIALNNSRVAIALPQPQTKFAQVCYVSSSPSPVIEVMPQKGKKLRLKLAQIIEIEDLQHLANQQPPSAWPLNIDSDIMGWLIIAKAQRELLTTSQVQLKSQLFTRVAQQCADALTQLKQIQSWQQLSQNIGSSNQELEKTNQLKNQFLANTSHEIRTPLSSIIGFTHLLLAQGYEPTRERHQEYLNIIQSSGKHLLALINDILDLSKIEANQLEVQQEEINVPEVCRNVLALVKEKAANKGLKLQLELDSTVKTLIADPLRLKQMLLNLLFNAVKFTCNGEVGLQVVPQGEFVSFTVWDTGIGISKTDQAQLFQPYFQIANSVTTRDEGTGLGLVVTKKLAEIHGGSVEVKSDVNCGSRFTIILPVRPVTEVEENRQAQVDAEDITPVSLDVIPSSNFSILLVEDDLPNGKLMQTFLERLGYHVTWIKNATEMRAILSQQKPGLILIDIQLPDENGLKVVQQLRQQPEYQMIPVIAQTAMAMKGDREACIAAGVNEYISKPLDLPLLSALVAKYIKLPLQESETENS